From Pseudoalteromonas piratica:
AGAATTTTTTAAAATAAAGGGCTAATGTCATAGTTATTGAATTATTTTTTAGGCTATAATCCGCCGCCATTTTGCACGACGCCAAAGCAATGTAGAAACAAGATGAAATTTCCTGGACGACGCAGACACAAACACTACTTTCCAGTGGAAGAAAAAGATCCGCTTACAAACGTGATCACGCAAGACAATAGACTTGCACGTAACTATATAGTGGGAATAGACCAAATCGTGGTCGATATTGAAGCCAAAGTGGATCAAGCTTTTCTTGATGAATTTGGTTTACGTCGCGGTATGTCGCAGGTAATGGACGACGATACCACCAATGCACTTTACGCACGCCTAAAAGATCATAATATGATTGATTATGAATTTGCAGGTGGCACAATCGGTAATACCATGCACAATTATTCAGTGCTCTCGGATGACCGTTCAGTACTGCTTGGTGTGATGTGTGAAAACATAAAAATTGGTAGCTACGCCTACCGCTTTGTTAGTAAAACCTCGACTCGTGTAGATTTAGAACATTTACAACCCGTCGACGGCCCAATTGGTCGCTGTTTTACCCTCATTGATGAAAGTGGTGAGCGCACCTTTGCTATTAGCCCAGGGTTAATGAATCGCCTTCGCCCCGAATCTATTTCTCAAGACCTTATTGCCAACTCTTCAGCTTTAGTTATTTCTGCGTATTTAATGCGAACAGAAGGTGAAGACACCATGACCGAAGCAGCTCTTAAAGCTGTTGAGTATGCAAATGCGGCAAATGTGCCAGTAGTGCTTAGTCTGGGCACCAAGTTTTTAATTGAACAAGATCCACAGTGGTGGCAAAACTTTGTCAAAAATCATGTTGATATTCTTGCCATGAACGAAGAAGAAGGTTTTGCAATTACTGGTTTTGAAGACCCATTATTAGCAGCTGATAAAGCGCTTGATTGGGTCGATATGGTCATCTGCACCGCAGGTGCACAGGGCATGTTCTTAGCAAGCTACATTGATGATTGCTGGAAACGTCAAACCGAGCACCAATTAATGCCAGGGAGCATTCCTGACTTTAATAAATTCGAATACTCACGCGCGATGCGCCGCAAAGACTGTGAAAACCCAGTAAAAATTTATACCCATACAGCACCATACATGGGCGGACCTGACTACATTAAAAACACTAATGGTGCAGGCGATGGTGCACTTGCAGCGGTATTGCATGACATTAGTGCCAATGTATATCACCAAATGAATGTGCCAAATTCAAGTAAGCATAAAATTAACGCTTTAACTTACTCTTCGCTCTCTCAAATCAGTAAATACGCAAACCGTGTTAGTTATGAAGTGTTAGTACAACACTCTCCAAGACTGACTCGAGGCCTGCCTGAACGCGAAGACAGCTTACAACAAGCCTACTGGGAACAGTGATAATCAACGTAATAATAAAGCCCGCAAAAATGCGGGCTTTTTGTTGCTTGAAACAAAGGAGATAAGAAACTAGAGCGTGTTGATCTTTGTGGTCTAAATTCTGTTCAAATCCAAAGCTTTTTGATCGCGCCGTTGCTTTGTAGGCCTCGAGCTAAGTCAAGAAGCAACAACAAAGAACAAAACGCTTTGGGTTGAACCTGTTAGGCAGCGCTTGTTTGGCGTTTATACTACGTTGCCCTGCATGGACGTAGGGTAAGGTGACTTTGCAGGAGCACAAAGTCTTTATCGTTCATTTATGTAGAGCAACTACACTACAATCACTCTACCTTATCTAAATGCCAAACAAACTGCTGCAGAAATAGACAGCAAAGGTCAACACGCTCTAAATCGCAGCTTACTGATTTAAAATTAACCTTCGCTTAATTTTTAGCATCTACATTTTAAGCAAAAAAAAAGCTCGCATAAATGCGAGCTTAAGTGTTTGACGATTAATTCAAACAACAAGGAAAACATCCAAGGGAGATTGGAAATCTTATAAAACACTATAATCAGAGTTAACTTAACCCAACCTTAACTAAGCCTTACGCATCGTAATCAACAAAAGCTAAATTTTGACATAAAAAAAACCCGCTAATAATAGCGGGTAAAATG
This genomic window contains:
- a CDS encoding inosine/guanosine kinase produces the protein MKFPGRRRHKHYFPVEEKDPLTNVITQDNRLARNYIVGIDQIVVDIEAKVDQAFLDEFGLRRGMSQVMDDDTTNALYARLKDHNMIDYEFAGGTIGNTMHNYSVLSDDRSVLLGVMCENIKIGSYAYRFVSKTSTRVDLEHLQPVDGPIGRCFTLIDESGERTFAISPGLMNRLRPESISQDLIANSSALVISAYLMRTEGEDTMTEAALKAVEYANAANVPVVLSLGTKFLIEQDPQWWQNFVKNHVDILAMNEEEGFAITGFEDPLLAADKALDWVDMVICTAGAQGMFLASYIDDCWKRQTEHQLMPGSIPDFNKFEYSRAMRRKDCENPVKIYTHTAPYMGGPDYIKNTNGAGDGALAAVLHDISANVYHQMNVPNSSKHKINALTYSSLSQISKYANRVSYEVLVQHSPRLTRGLPEREDSLQQAYWEQ